From the Tenacibaculum dicentrarchi genome, the window GGCTTTCTCTTTAGATATATAAACCACCTTTTTGCTGTATTTTTCCTTTTCAAGGGTTGCTATAAATTTTTGACGTTGTGTTTTAGTAACTGCATCTTTTAAAAAGATAGTCATGACTACTTTTTCTTTAAAATGATTGGCTACATTGGTTGATTTAAGCAATAGCAACCCTAAAATTCCCATCATAAAAAGCACCAAAGCAATGCTTACTACTACAGAAATGTAAGAGGTTTGTAGGCGGCGTTTTTGAAAAGAGTCAAAAGAATTAGACATGCTTGAATAGGTGTTTTAGACTTTGCAAGATACAAATATTTACGATGTTTTAAATGAATGTATTATCCGATTTCTTGACATAACTCAATTAAAACTCCATTTGTTGTTTTAGGATGTAAAAAAGCGACTAATTTATTGTCTGCGCCTTTTTTGGGTGTTTCATTTAATAGGGTAAAACCTTCTTTTTTTAGGCGTTTTATTTCTGATTTTATATCGGCAACTGCAAAAGCGATATGATGTATTCCTTCGCCTTTTTTTGCTATAAATTTAGCAATAGGACTTTCGGGGTTTGTAGCTTCAAGGAGTTCAATTTTATTTTTACCTGTTTTAAAAAACGATGTTTTTACGCTTTCACTATCTACTTTTTCGGTTTTATAGGGAGGCTTTCCTAAAAGAGCAGTAAATAATGTATTCGATTCGGCTAAATTTTTTACCGCAATACCAATATGTTCTATTTTATCCATAAGGTAAAAATAATAAAATATAAGAAGTTTTTATCGGCTAAAAAAGAGGTGCTTTTAAAGCTTTTATTATTAGTTGAAAAATAAAATTTACACTCCGTTATTTTATCCTTAAATTTGCAGCATGGAAGAAACGAACAGACAACGAAAAATTGCAGGAGTATTGCAATTAGATTTGGTAGATGTGTTACAGCGTGCGGCACAAAATGGAATGAAAGGAGTAATTATATCGGTATCTAAAGTTTCAGTAACTGCCGATTTAGGAGTCGCTAAAATATATTTAAGCGTTTTTCCTTCTGATAAAAGAGATGAAATTGTACAAGGTGTAATTTCTAACACGCCGTTAATTCGTCATGAATTAGCAAAACGTACTAGAAATCAATTAAGAAGAATGCCAGAATTATTATTTTTTGGTGATGATAGTTTAGATTATATTGAAGAAATTGATAAGTCTTTAAAAGGTGATGATGTAGATCCTATTCAAAACCCAGATGTATTGCCACGTCGTCAAAAACGTTAATAATTTTTTTTACATGGCTAATTAAAATTTATTAAAATTTGAAATTTCCTTTATACATCGCTAAAAGATACCTGTTTTCTAAAACAAGCACCAACGCTATAAATATTATTACATTTATAGCTGTTTTTAGCGTTGTTGTAGGGGCTTTGGCGTTGTTTGTAATTTTATCAGGCTTTTCAGGATTAAGAACTTTTAGTGATTCTTTGTTAAATGCCTCTGATCCTGATATCAAAATAAGTATTGTTAAAGGAAAATCTTTTGAATATTCTGATGATGTTCATCAGAAATTAATAAAAGATACCGAAATAAAGACAATTTCAAAAGTAATAGAAGAACGTGTGTTTTTAAAATATAAAGATAAAACACATATTGCTTATATTAAAGGAGTAGATGCTAGTTATAAGGATATTATTCCTGTAGATTCACTATTAACTGTTGGTACTTGGGTTGATCCTGAGTTTAAAAATACAGCAGTTATTGGCTACGGAATTTCTTATAAATTGTCGTTAGGAGCTTTAAATTTTGGAGCGCCCTTACAAATTATGGTTCCCAAGCCAGGAAAAGGTTTTGTAAATGCAAATAATGCCTATACTTCTGTTGATACGCAAGTAATAGGAGCGTATTCAGGTTCAGAAGAATTTCAAAATAAATATGTTTTTACTGAATTATCTTTAGCGCAAGAGTTGTTAAATTATACTGAAAAT encodes:
- the rbfA gene encoding 30S ribosome-binding factor RbfA codes for the protein MEETNRQRKIAGVLQLDLVDVLQRAAQNGMKGVIISVSKVSVTADLGVAKIYLSVFPSDKRDEIVQGVISNTPLIRHELAKRTRNQLRRMPELLFFGDDSLDYIEEIDKSLKGDDVDPIQNPDVLPRRQKR
- a CDS encoding ABC transporter permease; the protein is MKFPLYIAKRYLFSKTSTNAINIITFIAVFSVVVGALALFVILSGFSGLRTFSDSLLNASDPDIKISIVKGKSFEYSDDVHQKLIKDTEIKTISKVIEERVFLKYKDKTHIAYIKGVDASYKDIIPVDSLLTVGTWVDPEFKNTAVIGYGISYKLSLGALNFGAPLQIMVPKPGKGFVNANNAYTSVDTQVIGAYSGSEEFQNKYVFTELSLAQELLNYTENQISGIELKLQPTSNLDDFQQKLQHLLGDNFEVKTRAQLNALYYKVINTENFISYLIFTLIIAIALFNVIGSIIMMIIDKRQNLKTLYNLGASIDEIKKIFVLQGFLLTLAGMFVGLVLGVLLVIIQQRYELFMITQNLAYPVEFRWFNLLVVMLTILILGYISAKIASSRISKSFIEK
- the mce gene encoding methylmalonyl-CoA epimerase; its protein translation is MDKIEHIGIAVKNLAESNTLFTALLGKPPYKTEKVDSESVKTSFFKTGKNKIELLEATNPESPIAKFIAKKGEGIHHIAFAVADIKSEIKRLKKEGFTLLNETPKKGADNKLVAFLHPKTTNGVLIELCQEIG